The following is a genomic window from Dama dama isolate Ldn47 chromosome 4, ASM3311817v1, whole genome shotgun sequence.
TCAGTACTCCCGAGCTCCATCCCTACCATAGTCCTGGCCCCACCCCTAGGCCGGGGCCACACAGGCTCCAACCCTTCCTCCTGCGTGTAAACCAGCTTTTCTGCTCCCAGGCCCTGCCTCTCCAGCGTCCTCCGTCGCATTCCTTACCCGGAGAGAAGCTGACCACTGAGATCTGTTCATTCCCATCTGTATGGATGGCCACCAGGTCATGGGTCTCCGTGTCCAGCAGCAGCCATCTTTAAGGAGAAGAcgcggtggggggaggaggggtgagctGATCTGGTAGAGAGGGGTGGCAATCTGTGGGGCCTTGAGGGAGGGACCCCAGAAAGACGTGGGAGAAAGTGGACTCCCAAAGAGGAATGATGGGAGATCAAGTCCTGGCAACAAGTTGGGACCTAATTATTGTTCTCTGTAGGCTTTGGGGCAGTAGGGAAGGAGGGGGGAATCAAGGGATAGTCCCTGGGGGGAGCACAGAAGCCCACCTCAAATGCCCGTCAGTGTTACCTGCCAGTGACTGTGCCGATGGCCAGGACAGAGCCACTCGGGTGGAAGCCGGCAGAGCGGGCAGGATcctgaggagggagagaagaaacagGGCTGGAAGCTGTTTCTTCCCAGCCTCAGAGCCTGCCTAAGGGTTCTCActtccctctgctcccctccGGTATCCCCCTGCCACAGACACTCAGAAAACACTCTCCTTCCCTTTAACATGTTGGCTCGAACGGAAAACATTCCTCCTGTTACTGTGGACTCTGAATCCTTTTTCACTCCTGTTTTAAATTCCCACAGCTTTATTCACCCACGATGATCTCCCTAGGGATGTTTCTAGAAGTGAGGCTGTTGGGATCAAGACTGTCCATATTTCTAAGTCTTTTGATACATCATGTCAATCTGCTTGCCATAAAATTATATCAGCTTAGCACCAGGTGTGTCAGAGTGCCTGTTTCCCCACATCTTTATCTAATCTCCagcaaaaaaaatatttaattgggGTGTGGGGCAACAGAGCACCATGGAATCAGACCTGGCTTCAAACAGTGGCTCTGACACTTCCTAGTGATGTGACATCAAATAAGCTTCTCCATCCTGGCCTTGGTTGTCTCAGATGGAGAACATCAACACACACACTTCCCAGGACTATTATAAGCAAGGTGTAAAGCCCCGAGAATGGTAAGCTGGTAAGTAAGATGGCCCACAGGAAGCACTCAAAAGTCAACTAGGATTGTAAttcagagaaggcactggcgacccactccagtactcttgcctggaaaatcccacggatggaggagcctggtaagctgcagtccatggggtcactaacagtctgacatgactgagtgacttcactttcacttttcactttcatgcactggagaaggaaatggcaacccactccagtgttcttgcctgaagaatcccagggacgggggagcctgacgggctgccatctatggggtcgcacagagtcggacacgactgaagtgatttagcagcagcggcggcagcaGGATCGTAATTACACTTGTTGATGGGCAAGTGATTTTACCTTTCTGGGCCTGTTTCCAAGTGAGGATCCATCATTCCTACTGCCTTGTGGAGGTTGGGGGTGGAAGCAGTTAAAAAGATGATGTTAtctgccagcctggatgggagctaGGTTTGGGGGAGATTGGATACATGgatacgtatggctgagtcccttcgctattCACCTGAATCtactacaacattgttaattggctataccccagtacaaagttaaaaattttaagttaggaaaaaaaaaaaaagatgatgtggGTAAAGTGCTAACGCAGTTTCAAGCATGGTAGGGAGACTGCCTGAAACAGAATAACCTAAGGGAGCTTGTTACAAACTGCAGAATCTGGgaccaaattcagacttcttgAATCAGACTTCCTGTGCTTAGAGCTCATGATTTCGATTCTGTGTTTCTGACATCTCAGGTGGTTCTGATGCCCTGGCTAGAGAACTGCTGTGCTGAACATGGAACATGGAACATATAGTAAGTGTTCAGTTAGCAGCCAAGGTGAGGATTATTACATATGGCCCCAGTAATCTCTAGGACACACCATCCCTGACTCCTAGAAGTTGAAAGGCCATCAAGTGTTCCAGGATCACAGGTAACCCTGGATTCCTAGAGCAAAACCTCAAAAGGTGGTGTGAAGACTATGACAAAGGACTTTCTACTTTACCATACTGCACAGGCAAGGGAGCTTAAAAACTACATTGCCCAGAAGCCCATGCGGCTAGGGTCAGCTGTGATTGGTGTCCAACAATCAGTTACACTACTGTGGGCTCTGGAAGACGCAAAGTAGAGGCCCCACTCTGCCACTTCCGCTGACCAGTTAGGTTGTGAAAACATTTGCTGTGCAGGTGAGCAGCCACTAGCCTTGAAAGGCAAGGGCTCAGAGGATCTGGTTTTAGTCACTGCAAATACAGCCAGCATTGAGTCACTCTAGATTTAGCAAGACAGTGCAACAGAACTTTCTACAATGATGGAGATGTTCTGTATCTGCACTTGCCAATTTGGTAGCAACTAGCCACACGTtctggctcagcaggtaaaaaatctgcctgcaatgcaggagtcacaggagatgcaggttcgatccctaggttgggaagatcccctggagaaggaaatggcaacccattccagtattcttggctgaagaattccatggacaggggagttggacacgactgagcaactgagcatgtacacacacatgcagtcaCATGTTTGGAATGTAGTTAGTGCAAAGAAGAAACTGAACCTTTCATTCTTACAGTTAAAGTTAAGTTTGAAGAGCCACATGTACTAGACAGTATAGCTCTAGAGCCAACACTTGAGTGACCATAGCATCCTGATTCCTGGATCACAGTTATGAGGACAGAATTTTCTTGAAGCCAGTGGTTCCTGACTCCCCACCTTCCTATGAAAAAGGCAGCAGCTCCTCAGGCAGGTCAGGTCTGGGGTATTGTTCTAGGCTTCCTTCCAGTCGAGAACCCACTCCCCCAGCCCTCCCAAGCGGGTTTGTAAGCACCCTGTTCCCTGCATTAAATCTCATTCTGCTAAAAGACACTGGGTGTGGTTTCTGTTTGATGTACTGAACCCTGACACATTGAGACAGGTGGTCCTGTTAGAAGGGTGTATCAAGTCCCCCAGCCCCTTACCTCGATGGTCCTACTCCACAGGGGCTGGTGGGACTCCACACTCCACAGGTGCACCAGCTTATCCTGCCCGCATGTCACAAACTGTGCCCGGCTGGGGTGTGTGGCCAGGCCCCACAGCTCTTCCATGTGGCCCTAGCAGGAAGGAGAGTTTACAGCACATAGACCACCAATCCAGATCTTTCCTCCGCATCCCCCACCTCTGATGCCAGAAAGAAGTGCTGGACTAGCCTCAGCAATACACTCTCCCCACAGGTGACCCAGAGACGACGCTTTGCCCAGGGTATCTGAAGGAGGCAATGATTGGGCAGACCCCTGCCCCAGCGGGGGGGCTCCAGGCAAATGTGTCCCCTCCCCTCAAGACCTCTGCTTTCCAGTTTGCACAATGAGAAGCAAGAGACGTGGTGAGTAGGAGCTTGATCTTAGGTGTCTGACAGTGCCCAGAAGGCTGTGGGAAACCATGGAGGGTACTCAGCCTGGTGAGTCTGACCATATCTCATTTATTAACTATGGCAGTCACCTGGGCAGGTGACTTCTCCTTGAACCCTCGGTTtcatcttctgtaaaatgggtccaATCACTGTATGTGTCTCATGGCATTCTGCTTACTCAAATTGTGGACTGAAAGTGCAAATACATGGAAGGTGTATGAGGCTGATACAAAGTGCTCACCAAATGAAACATTTGGTAATAATAACATAccctattaatatattattaaaataattaactatGATAATCAACAGAACTATAATTATTGATAGTAGCATAATGATTAATGCTAAGTAATAGAATTCTAgtaatacattaatatataacttgggaattccctagtggtccagtggttagggctctgctttcactgctggagggcacaggttcaatccccggttggggaactaagatcccacaagccacacagtgtggccaaaagaatgaaaaaatttaaaaaatatgtataactaATACTGTAGAACATTGATGCTATTATCAGGGGTCTTTAAAGTCCATTCTGGCCTTGGGACACCTAGGAAATCCCTCTAGTCCTTGTTTTTCCTCATCTTCTTCAATGGAAATAAGAAccatagtatgtgtgtgtgttcagtcacttagtcatgtacagctctttgtgaccctgtggactctagcctgccaggctcctctgtccatgggatttcccaggcaagaatactggagtgggttgccatttccttctccagaggatctatcttcctgaaccaggaactgaacccatgtctcctgagatgcaggcagattctttactactgagccacctggaaagcccctaagAGCCAGAAGGGAGAATCTAAACCCAGTTGCATGGATCTCAGCCACCCTGTAAGAGGGAAAATGCATGTTGGGAGTGAAGGAAGGGGAAAACCACTGAacaagaaacaattttttttctctctttttggccatgccatgcagcatgtgggatcttagttcccagaccagggattgaatttgtccATGCCCTCTACAATGGAAGgtaagagtcttaaccactggaccactagggaagttccagCAAGGAGCAGCCAAGATTCGATGAGCACTTACTCTATGCTAGGCACCATTCTAAATGCTGTATATGAATTAACTCACGGAATCCTTATAAAACCCTGTGAGGTCAGTTGTGTTACTCTCTCGTTGCataaaggcacagagaggttactCATTTGCCTCATATCACACAGCGAGTGAGCGACAGGGTTGTCTTCACTCCCAGGCAGTCACTCCCCAGAATTCATATTCTAAGCCATCCTTCTAAACCACCACTTGGtaggtgggcttttttttttttgtaggtggGCTTTTTAACCTGGATGTGGGATAGAGTTCTGGTCCACCAGGAGGGAGGCATGGGCATCTGAGCAGACCTCAGAGGGCCTTCCTAGAGCCCTGGAGCTGGAGACCTGCAAGGTGTGTGGCCCGAGGCCTGTGGGACAACCTGCCAGGGCACTTACAGAAACAGGACACTGCCCTGATCAATAGTGGGCAGCATAGCTCCATCAGGGTCCTGGGAACACCCTGCTGTGCTACCAGTTAACCCACTGCGGGACCAGGGGGTGTTCTGCGGCAGGAGTCCTAGGGCAGGGGCATGGTTATAAGTCAAAAGCAGGTAGAAGGAAGCTAAGAGGTGTTAACCAGGCCAGAGGATAAGGAATGGGGCAGGGAGGTGAGGAGAAACGGGAGTGGTAAGAGAGCAGTGAATGGTACAGAGAGGAGACAGGCAGGTGGGGACGGAGCAGGGCATGCGCAGAAGAGATGCTCACCTGGACCAGCAGCGAGAAGCCGGTGTGGACAGAGCCCTGCAGGATGGAGTTGCGGGTGGTCCCCACGTACAGCGTGTCTCCCCGGCCCTCCGCCACGGTGCGCACGGGGCCGAAGTCCTCGGGGACCTGGGTGTGTGGAGGGGGCAGGCAGATGAGTTTAGGACACATGTAGAGGTGgggggtgagatggctggatagcaccaatgattcaacggacatgaacttgggcaaacgcTAGGAGATAGTGacgggacagggaggcctggcgtgctgcagtccatggggttgcaaagagttggatgcaacttagtgactgaacagcaacaacagaggtgagggcagggtggggatgggggagacaggCTGGGAGAGCAGGGTCTAGTGTTAGGAGCCCTGGTGGGGTGGTGGGAGATCTCCTCACCTTTGTATGAGTCTCTCCCCCTCCTCACCTCCACCTCCTGCAGCTTGCTGTAGTCGGAACCCCAGAGGACCACCCGCCGATCGCGGCCCCCGCCGGACACCAGCGTCCCGTCCCGCAGGGCGCAGAGCCCAAATACACCGCCATCGTGGGCACCCAGCACTGCCTGTGTGATTCGGTTCCCACCTGCgggtggccgggggcaggggtcAGCATGTGGAAGCTGCCCCCACACTGACCCCAGAAAACACCTCAAACTCTCAGTCCCACATCCAGCCATTCACTCACCTTTTCTTCTACCTACCCTCCCATCTACCCAACCACCCTACCATCCATCTAATAAGCCATCTGGAAAGATAGcgtattcatttactcattcttcTATTCACTGAGTAGGACAACTCGTACATTCATTCACtgccttattcattcattcctttgtcTGGAACAaaccatccttccatccatcaaaCCTGGGTTAACCCATTCATTTTCAAACTTGATCACTACCATGGGGTTTGCAGAGGACAAGGGAAGGGAATACGTGAAGATTTCATGCAGGTGGGGATAGAGCTGAACCTTGATGGAGGCATTAGAATTGGTCAAGCAAGGATTTAACCTGTTGTATCatacccagggcttcccaggtggtgctagtggtaaagaacctgcctgccagtgcaggagatgtaggataagtgggttggatctctgggtcgggaagatcccctggaggagggcatagcaacccactccagtattcttgcctggagaatcccatggacagaggagcctgaagcccatagggttgcacagagttggacacaactgaagtgacttagcatgcacgcacgcacgcacatcatacattcaaaaggagtcagggaGGACTGGGTTGGGGACCAAATGGTGGGGTGACACTGACCTTTGCCCCAGACATAGAGGTTCCCCCCAGAGTCCCCGGTGACCACATCGCCACCCTCCAAAAAGGTCACACACAGCACGTACTTCGGTTTCTCGTATTTCtaaggtgggggagagggggatgTGTCAGAGGGTCACTGAAGCTGGGTGGTCTCCCCGAGCTCACCCACCAGCCAGGACCATGGTCTTGCAGGACCAGGTCTTCCCTGCTTCTAGGTGCGGCCCTGTGAGGAGCATCCTTGTCTCCAGTGTACACCCATGGTGTCACATCACCTAGTTTCTGACCCCACTGTCTCAAGGGAAGGCCCCACCCAagatccccttcctccctcctctctctcatcTTGACTTCTGTCCCAGTCTCTGTCCTCAGTCTTCCCTGCTGTCTCCCCTTCTCTGCCCcacccctctcctctccttccctccccctaccCATCTGCCTCTAgatccctccccctgccctgccccaccctcTTCTCAATATCTCCGTTTCACCTGCATCTGAGCCTGGTATTCTCAGGGCCTCCTCTGTTGGGGTGGAAGACCCAACTCTCACCAAAGGCGGGCCTCTACTTcctgctgtttttctctctctcccagtcACCAGGCTCCGACCTCTGTATTTATCCAGAGTATTGACAACCACAGCAACCCATTTACCCAGCATCCACTATCTGCTAGGAGCTCTTCATCCCATTGAATCCTCACAACTTGAAAGAGTTGGGGAGGACCATCCCCTGGTATGAATAAGGGAACTGAGGCCCCAGCAGGCAGTATCTCAGCATCCCTACAAATTCCAGCCTCTGTGGTGTCTCCAGCTGTCTGCAGGGTCCCTGCCAGCCTCCCTCAGGGTCAGCCAGTCCCGGGACCCCTGGCACTCACCTCAAAGAGGCCCTGCCGCTTGCTCAGGCTGCCCCCCTCCAGGTTCCAAAAGTAAATGTGGGATTTCCCACAGGTGATGAGCACGGTGGGGTCTGTGGGGTGGAAGGTGGCCACCAGCACGGCCTCGTTGGAGCACTTTAAGGGGTGGAGGAGATTCAGAATGAGGACCTCAAAGCCACCAGGACCACCACACCCGTCCCAGGAAGGACTGCCCTAAATACAGCTGTGTGGGCTGTGTACTACACAACTGACTTGCCTGTGTCTCCCCTACACAGGCGAGCTAAAGCACAGGAAGCAGGGCCAGCCAGTGAAGCTTTACTGCCTTCTTCACCAATCTCATGGCAGACACGTGGAAAGCCCTTACTTTGCACCAAGCTCCATGCCAAGCCCTTTACATCCATCAACTCATTTAACCCCACAGCACCCTGTGAGGTAAAGCTCATTAGTGCCGTCCTTTACAGATGACaaagtgaagctcagagaggggaagtcaCTTGCCTAAGGACACACAGCCAGACTCCGTCTGGAATTAAGCCACTGGGAGCCCAGCCTCTCAACTACTTCTCCTTCCCCAAACCATGGGCCGCCCATCCTAGGTCTCTTGCCCCCAGCCCAGAATGAgcatatgaccttgggcaagtagcTCTCCCCTCTACCATGCCTcgggttcctcatctgtaaaacaggccACCAGCCAGAGATGCGAGTCAAGGTCTATCTTAGACATCGCAGGGCAATTGAAACAGCAGCCACCTTGTACTGATCCTCCTGTTTGGCCTGGTCTGCCCACCCCATATCCCAACATCAAAGCCAAATTTTCCCTACAGGGGAGATGCTGCCAtaactcccattttatagatgaggcaactgaggcacCGAGACAGCAAGCCAGTTGCCTGAAATCACTCTGCTAGCAAATGGAAAAGCCAGGACTTCGAGGTGAATCTGACTCTGGACTCATGAACACTGAGATCTGGCCACCACAGACGGACCCCAGGGAATGAGGATTGGAAAAAAAATGGGGGGTTACAAGGGGGTTACTTCACCTTGACATCCACCACCTTGGTCTCCTTGGCCCAGTCCCACACAGAGAGTACGTGATCGTTGGATTCATCTACTGCACATAGCAGGTTGCCCCCATTctaggaagaggaaagaggatggggggaggggcagacagCTCTGGATCtacccccctctccccaccccccaacaccaATACCTTGCCCACTGGGGCATTAGCCACTCAGGCCTGTTTTAAGATTTTCAAAGGCCCTGGCCCAAGGCATATGGAACACATTAAAATACACTCCCCATCCAGGGCCACACACATTTtaaaggctgtttatagttttcctttTGAAATGACTAGTCCCTAAGAAATTCATCTAATTTCCCCTCAGCTACAATTTCTCTGCAACAAGCACACCCTCAGGAATTCTTACTAAGAGCATCTAACCTGCCTCTTTATTCTGTAATGGCTTGTAAGACTATGAAGTTAAACAACTAATAAAGTTGGGACAATGTCGCTGTTTTTTATCTTTAGTTAAGCACAGGTTAGTTTTGGCTTTGCAGAgtcgtcccccccccccccccgcccgagCTGCTGGCAACAAAATAGCTTTATTTCTCCAAAGGTCTCAGAAAACCTGTGAGGCTTTTAAATGGTCAGTGGGAGGACcagttgttttttatttcctgatTCGCTGCAGCCACTACTTTGGtgaaatgcaataaaaatgtaaaatatgatttTAGGAAACAACCACCAATCACACACCTGGATGTTGTGGGAATGTCAAATTGCTCTACAAATTCCTAAACCCTTACTCTTGATTTCTGTGCTTACCTCCCCCATATCTGCCAACACCCATGTTCCGGATGGTACTAGGAGCAGGGCTGCGCTAGACACAGGGCTTAAAATGCCTACAATTAAGGATCCTTCCAGAATGAAAGGTGGTGtgaaaaacaatgcaaaaagCATTACCTGATCTACAAAGGATCGTTGCGGAGTCTGTCTGGGGGCAGACATGTTgttttactgttgtttagtcgctaagccgcgtctgactcttgcgaccccatagactgtggcctgcacgcccctctgtccatgggcttttgcaggcaagaatatggggcAGGttgaccatttcctcctccaggggaccttcccgactcagggatcaaacccacgtctaccCACACAGGCCAGAtaattctttatggctgagccaccagagcagGCGGGTGAGGCTGCAACTGTGGGCGCACAGCCTGACGGGCAGGGGGGCCGGGACTCGGGCCGGGGGCGTGGCCAGCACCCGTGACGTCACGATGAAGGCGTGGCCTCCAACCCAAAGGGGAACTGGCGGCAGGCGAGGGCCCAGGGCCGGGCGTGCGCAGGACTTACAGATttggaaaagcccacacagcacacAGCTCTGTCAAACACCCCCAGGCCCAGCACGTGTAAGGTGGAGAGGGAGACCGAGTCCCAGATGCGCACGTGGGGCGGCAGCGGCTGCAGGAAGGAGAGAGGCCAGTTACCTGGGGGGTCTGGCTCCCTGACTCTCCCCCACACTCGGCACCCACAACTCCATCCCAGCCTCCGGGTCCTGCTCCCTCCACTGTTACCTTCCCCTCCTTAGTGGTGCCCGCCACCTGTCCAGTAGCGATGGTGACCATATCAGGGTGGACAGCCAGGCTGAGGCGAGAAGAGCAGGTGGAGGGGACTCAGTGGGTGAGGGGGGGCAGGGCTGACAGCAGCCCAGGACCCCTCCAGCTGCAGCCCCAGTCATGATGCCTGATTATTCATTCCACAGGTTGGCTGAATGAGTTATTTTTAATCCAGCGGTCCCCAGCGTTTTTGGCCCCAGGGACCGGTTTCGTGGAAGAAAACTATTCTTCAGATGGGAGAGAGGGAGATGGTTTGGGGATAATTCAAGCGCACTACATGTATTGTgcgttttatttctattattattacatcagctccatctcagatcatcaggcattagatagatcccggaggttggggacccctgagttAGTCAATGAACAATGATTTAGTTCTTCAACAGCAATAAGGGGA
Proteins encoded in this region:
- the EML2 gene encoding echinoderm microtubule-associated protein-like 2 isoform X4 encodes the protein MSSFGPGKTKEVIFSMEEGSVKMFLRGRPVPMLIPEELVPTYSLDTRSELPSRRFKLDWVYGYRGRDCRANLYLLPTGEIVYFVASVAVLYSVEEQRQRHYLGHNDDIKCLAVHPDMVTIATGQVAGTTKEGKPLPPHVRIWDSVSLSTLHVLGLGVFDRAVCCVGFSKSNGGNLLCAVDESNDHVLSVWDWAKETKVVDVKCSNEAVLVATFHPTDPTVLITCGKSHIYFWNLEGGSLSKRQGLFEKYEKPKYVLCVTFLEGGDVVTGDSGGNLYVWGKGGNRITQAVLGAHDGGVFGLCALRDGTLVSGGGRDRRVVLWGSDYSKLQEVEVPEDFGPVRTVAEGRGDTLYVGTTRNSILQGSVHTGFSLLVQGHMEELWGLATHPSRAQFVTCGQDKLVHLWSVESHQPLWSRTIEDPARSAGFHPSGSVLAIGTVTGRWLLLDTETHDLVAIHTDGNEQISVVSFSPDGAYLAVGSHDNLVYVYTVDQGGRKVSRLGKCSGHSSFITHLDWAQDSSCFVTNSGDYEILYWDSSTCKQITTAETVRNVEWATATCVLGFGVFGIWSEGADGTDINAVARSHDGKLLASADDFGKVHLFSYPCCQPRALSHKYGGHSSHVTNVAFLWDDSVALTTGGKDTSVLQWRVV